A section of the Longimicrobiales bacterium genome encodes:
- a CDS encoding NUDIX hydrolase, protein MPERGARRSGRSGSTRTARIETSSGGVVFRWFQGEPRFLLIRDPYRNWGLPKGHIEGGESPEEAALREVAEETGLVTLEVVTQLPTIDWYFRDRGTLIHKFCHFFLLESAGGEPVPQHDEGITACTWRRIEDALRIVSYANAREVLRTAGMHLGELPQQAS, encoded by the coding sequence ATGCCTGAGCGCGGTGCGCGCCGCAGCGGGCGGTCCGGCAGCACGCGCACGGCGCGCATCGAGACCAGCTCGGGCGGCGTCGTATTCCGCTGGTTCCAGGGCGAGCCGCGCTTCCTGCTGATCCGCGATCCGTACCGGAACTGGGGCCTGCCGAAGGGGCACATCGAAGGCGGTGAGTCGCCGGAGGAGGCGGCGCTGCGCGAGGTGGCGGAAGAGACCGGTCTCGTCACGCTCGAGGTCGTAACGCAGCTTCCGACGATCGACTGGTACTTTCGCGACCGCGGCACGCTGATCCACAAGTTCTGTCACTTCTTCCTGCTGGAGTCGGCCGGAGGCGAGCCCGTGCCGCAGCACGACGAGGGCATCACCGCATGCACGTGGCGCAGGATCGAGGATGCACTGCGCATAGTAAGCTACGCGAACGCGCGCGAGGTGCTGCGCACGGCCGGCATGCACCTGGGTGAGCTTCCGCAACAGGCAAGCTGA
- a CDS encoding aspartate-semialdehyde dehydrogenase, with translation MKVAVLGATGAVGRTMLKVLEERDVPVDELVPLASARSAGASVCFRGREWPVREPAADAFAGCAIALFSAGAERSREWAPVAAEAGAVVIDNSSAWRTDPEVPLVVPEINAAAAAQRPRGIIANPNCATIQLVVVLEAIRRRVRLRRVVATTFQSVSGAGEAGIAALRGERSGERVESPFVAPIDGNVIPWIGPRGEDGWNEEERKIRMETRRILDLPELPVAATCVRVPVEVGHAISATVELSRSISRDDARAALARMPGIIVCDEASDPLPRDVAGRDSILVGHLRLDPDLENALHLWIVADNLRKGAATNAVQIAQAVIDA, from the coding sequence CGGTCGTACCATGCTGAAGGTGCTGGAGGAGCGGGACGTGCCGGTCGACGAGCTGGTGCCGCTGGCGTCCGCGCGTTCTGCCGGTGCGTCCGTGTGCTTTCGCGGTCGGGAATGGCCGGTGCGCGAGCCGGCGGCCGACGCGTTCGCGGGCTGCGCGATTGCGCTCTTCTCCGCCGGCGCGGAGCGCAGTCGTGAGTGGGCGCCCGTGGCCGCGGAGGCGGGCGCCGTGGTGATCGACAACTCCAGTGCCTGGCGCACCGACCCGGAGGTGCCCCTCGTCGTACCGGAGATCAATGCTGCCGCCGCAGCGCAGCGACCCAGGGGCATCATCGCGAACCCGAACTGCGCGACCATCCAGCTGGTCGTCGTGCTGGAGGCCATCCGGCGCCGGGTCCGGCTGCGCCGGGTCGTCGCAACGACGTTCCAGTCCGTTTCCGGTGCAGGGGAAGCCGGGATCGCGGCCCTGCGCGGCGAGCGGAGCGGTGAGCGGGTAGAGAGCCCGTTCGTCGCGCCGATCGATGGCAACGTCATCCCGTGGATCGGCCCCCGCGGCGAGGATGGCTGGAACGAGGAGGAGCGGAAGATCCGCATGGAGACGCGCCGCATCCTGGACCTGCCCGAGCTGCCGGTCGCCGCGACCTGCGTGCGGGTGCCGGTCGAGGTCGGTCACGCCATCTCGGCAACAGTGGAGCTGAGCCGTTCGATCAGCCGCGACGACGCACGCGCCGCACTCGCGCGCATGCCCGGCATCATCGTGTGCGACGAGGCGAGCGATCCGCTGCCGCGCGACGTGGCCGGTCGTGACTCCATCCTTGTCGGCCACCTCCGCCTGGATCCGGACCTGGAGAATGCGCTGCACCTGTGGATCGTTGCGGACAACCTGCGCAAGGGAGCGGCAACCAACGCCGTGCAGATCGCGCAGGCGGTGATCGATGCCTGA
- a CDS encoding AI-2E family transporter — protein MMRDGLGQTAAEVRTLYTAIVLLVGGFFLFSVRGLLVPFVLYLLLLTLLLPYAGTRRHRLLAVAATVLIALWFLSTLGSLLAPFILAFILAYILDPVVDALERRRVPRGAAVAILLLPVLALIAGALIFGIPALADQLDALIDNLPVAVERLERWWQGVIATVQRMNVPFLAEETLASRMRDIDGERIAAFVRERQDELLSSGWNTLGRGVGIVVTVVGYLVVTPVVLVYLLLDFDRARERATELLPASRRESIVSFLSEYDSLLSRFLRGQVLAASIVGVLTWLGLLIVGFPLSGLVGAIAGVFNLVPYLGLVASVIPVVIIALFSGSFLGSLLKAGIVFAIIQFIDGSITGPRITGSSVGLHPVWVMLALSVGGYFFGFVGILLAMPAAVFIKLSLLRALERYRASALYNDTEIETEL, from the coding sequence ATGATGCGCGACGGTTTGGGTCAGACCGCTGCTGAGGTGCGGACGCTGTACACCGCGATCGTGCTGCTGGTCGGCGGTTTCTTCCTGTTCTCCGTGCGCGGGCTCCTCGTTCCGTTCGTGCTGTACCTGCTGCTGCTGACGCTGCTGCTGCCGTACGCGGGTACGCGCCGCCACCGCCTGCTCGCGGTGGCCGCCACGGTGCTGATCGCCCTCTGGTTCCTGTCGACGCTCGGCTCGCTGCTTGCCCCCTTCATCCTGGCGTTCATCCTCGCCTATATCCTTGATCCCGTCGTCGACGCGCTGGAGCGACGCCGCGTGCCCCGGGGGGCGGCGGTCGCGATCCTGCTGCTGCCGGTCCTCGCGCTCATCGCAGGTGCACTGATCTTCGGGATCCCCGCCCTCGCCGATCAGCTGGATGCGCTGATCGACAACCTGCCGGTCGCCGTCGAGCGCCTGGAGCGCTGGTGGCAGGGCGTGATCGCAACCGTGCAGCGCATGAACGTGCCGTTCCTTGCCGAGGAAACGCTGGCCAGTCGCATGCGCGACATCGACGGCGAGCGCATCGCGGCATTCGTCCGCGAGCGACAGGACGAGCTGCTGAGCAGCGGCTGGAACACGCTCGGTCGCGGCGTCGGCATCGTCGTGACCGTCGTGGGATACCTGGTCGTCACGCCCGTCGTGCTCGTCTACCTGCTGCTCGATTTCGACCGCGCGCGTGAGCGCGCGACGGAGCTGCTGCCCGCGTCGCGCCGCGAGAGCATCGTGTCGTTCCTCAGCGAGTACGACTCGCTGCTGTCGCGCTTCCTGCGCGGGCAGGTCCTTGCCGCCTCGATCGTCGGCGTGCTCACGTGGCTCGGCCTGCTGATCGTCGGCTTCCCGCTGTCCGGCCTGGTGGGCGCGATCGCGGGCGTGTTCAACCTGGTCCCCTACCTCGGACTGGTTGCGTCCGTCATCCCGGTCGTCATCATCGCCCTCTTCAGTGGCAGCTTCCTCGGCTCGCTGCTGAAGGCGGGCATCGTATTCGCCATCATCCAGTTCATCGACGGCTCCATCACCGGACCCCGCATCACGGGCTCGTCGGTCGGCCTGCATCCCGTCTGGGTGATGCTCGCGCTCTCGGTGGGCGGCTACTTCTTCGGGTTCGTGGGGATCCTGCTGGCCATGCCGGCGGCCGTGTTCATCAAGCTGTCGCTGTTGCGCGCGCTGGAGCGCTACCGGGCGTCGGCACTCTACAACGACACCGAGATCGAGACGGAGCTGTAA